In Microbulbifer sp. THAF38, the sequence CGTTGACCTGAATGCTGACTTCAACATTCGCAGCCTGCTGATCTTTCTCCGTATTCTGGATACTGCCACTCATGCCTTCCAATATCGGCTTTAGGTCAGCGGCATTGGAATACTGGACATAAACTACCGCCGTGTTACCGTCGCCAGCCAACGGCTGGTCCAGACGGCCAATAACAGTGCGAATTTGTTGACGAGTTACCGGGTCACCGGTCAAAAGCACGCTGTTGGATCGCTCATCCACTGCGATTCGCAGCGGCTGAACTTCTTGGCCCGCACCTTTACCTCCAGACGCCTGCAGCAAGTCATTGAGGATTTGCTTAACCTCTTTGGCGGAGGCAAACATCAAGGGAACCACTTCAATATCGATCGCACCGGCGCGGTCCAGCTGATCGACCAAGCGTACAATCTGGTCAATATTTGCCGCACGATCGGCAATGATCAGGGTGTTGGTATCGGCATAAGCCGCCAAGTGGCCGGTCTGGGGAATCAGCGGGCGCAACATGGCAATTAACTGGGAAGCGGAGATGTTTTCAACCCGAACCGTGCGGACAACCAGGGATTCGGCGGGAGCGCGGGTGTTTTCATCGGCAACAGGAATTGCCTGCTGTTTAGCGAGCGCATCGGGTACCACTTTCCAGGTACCGCCCTGCTCTACCAGGCTGAAACCGTTTACCTGAAGCACCGACATAAAAACATCGAAAGCTTCATCGTGTGTCATAGGGTCACCGGCAACGACGGTGACTTTCCCTTTTACATTGGGGTGGACAATAATATTTTTGCCGGTGAAATCGGCTGCCCAGTTAATCAGGTCGCGAACATCGGCATTGTCGAGAGAGAGGGTAACTCTCTCCGAGCCTTGAGCCAGCGTTGCAGTAGACACAAAAAAACCAAACCCGACCGCAATCAGCCGTCGATAAAACATCTTCATCATTATTTATCTGGCTCTAGTAAATGTTCAAAAAACTCAAAACAATCTAGTTAGACAGTTTTATTGGGGCTGGCGCTGAGCACGACGCTCACGGGCCAATTCACGCAGCTTTTCCATCCGCTCTCGAATACTTTCCTGGCTCGCTTCACGTCTCGAAGAACTTCTCGCACTACTGCTTTGCCTGGACCTATTTGACAGGCTTGAATAATTTCTCAACGGAACATTCGGGCGTCCGTCCATCTCTGGATATGTCAGTTTTTCCATCCTGCCATTACGACGAAGAACTACATGGTCTACCTCAACAGAATAAAGTTCGGCGCCACCGGGCAGGGAATCCCCAACAAACAAACGCTGGGCAGGCTTACCCTTTTCTGCAACCAGTGCACTGGCCTTACTCTTATCCGAGTTATCCAAAACCCCGGAAAGAACAATATTCAGCTGGGTTACAGGGAGGTTAGAGAGATCCACCTCTGGGATAGCTTCTTGCTTCTTGGCTTCGGCATAGCCGAAGAAGGGGGTATTCGGTATGGAAGCTGCCTGAGGGGCACTTACCCGACTATCGTTACGCTCGGCAAGGAGAGACTCCTCCGGCTCCGAGGGAATCAGCAATGCGCCATAGGCAAGCAAATTGCCAGACACCCAAAGTAGTCCCACTGCGGATGCCGCCATGGTGCCGCGAGAGAATGATCTTCGCGAATCGCCCTGGCCAAGGCCGTTACCTACTGAGCCAATGGCTCGCTTTAATGGGGACATGAACATACCCACGTACAAGTTCAACTTTCTTAGGTTATTGGTTTTTGACGCCTATTTTGTTGCCTCTGCCTCTGAAAGGCAACGCTCCTGCCCAGTTAAACGTTGCAAACCATCACTTCGTCCCCGAAATTGCACACTAGTTCCGTAGTCCAGAAGCCAAAAATGAGAAAAGGCGGCAATACGCCGCCTTTTCAATACTGATCAGTATACTAATCAGGAATTACAGCTTTGCTTCAAGCTCGGGGACCGCTTCAAACAAATCAGCCACCAGGCCGTAATCAGCAACAGAGAAGATTGGAGCTTCTTCATCTTTGTTGATAGCCACGATAACCTTGGAGTCTTTCATACCGGCCAAGTGCTGGATAGCGCCGGAAATACCAACAGCGATGTACAGGTCGGGAGCGACGATCTTACCGGTTTGACCAACCTGCATGTCGTTGGGTACAAATCCAGCATCTACCGCAGCGCGCGAGGCACCAACCGCCGCACCCAGCTTGTCTGCCAACTTGTACAGCATCTCGAAGTTTTCGCCATTCTGCATACCGCGACCACCGGATACGACCACGCTAGCGGCGGTCAGTTCTGGGCGATCGGACTTGGCGAGCTCTTCACCTACAAAGGATGAGACACCAGCGTCGTCTGCAATATCCACAGACTCAACAGCCGCGCTACCGCCTTCTGCAGCAACCGCGTCGAAAGCAGTGGTGCGAACGGAAATCACCTTGATGGCATCAGAGCTCTGCACGGTCGCGATCACGTTACCAGCGTAGATTGGACGCTTGAAAGTGTCGGCGCTCTCTACGGAGATGATGTCGGAGATCGGCTGAACATCCAGCAGCGCAGCGGCGCGCGGCAGCATGTTTTTACCAGTGGTGGTAGCGGGAGCCAGGATGTGGCCATAGTCTTTACCCAGATCGGCAACCAGTTTGGCAACGTTTTCAGCCAGTTGGTGCTCATAGGCAGCATTGTCAGCCAGCAATACTTTGCTAACGCCCTCAGCTTTGGCCGCAGCGTCAGCAACAGCAGAACAACCCGCGCCTGCAACCAGAACGGCGATGTCGCCACCGATAGCTTTAGCTGCGGCAATAGTGTTGAGCGTGGCGCCCTTCAGTTCGGCGTTGTCGTGTTCAGCAATAACCAGGATGCTCATCAGATTACCTTCGCCTCGTTTTTCAGTTTCTCTACCAGTTCCGCAACGTCGGCAACTTTAACGCCAGCCTGACGCTCAGCCGGTGGCTCAACTTTCAGGGTTTTAGTGCGCGGAGTGATATCTACACCCAACTCATCTGGGGTGGTGGTGTCGAGAGGCTTCTTTTTAGCCTTCATAATATTCGGCAGAGACGCGTAGCGCGGCTCGTTCAGACGCAGGTCAGTGGTCACGATAGCCGGCAGTTTCAGCTCTACAGTCTGCAGGCCGCCATCGATTTCACGAGTCACTTTTACAGCGTCGCCTTCAACAACCACTTCGGAAGCGAAGGTGCCCTGCCCCATGCCAGTCAAGGCGCCCAGCATCTGGCCGGTTTGGTTGTTGTCGCCATCAATAGACTGCTTGCCGAGAATAACCATTTGCGGCTCTTCTTTATCGACAATCGCCTTCAGGCATTTGGCTACAGCCAGAGGCTGCAGTTCGGCATCGGTCTCAACCAGAATGCCTCGGTCGGCTCCCAGGGCCAGTGCTGTGCGGATTTGCTCCTGGCTCTGCTTGGGACCCATGGAAACGGCGACTATCTCGCTAACAACGCCTTTTTCCTTCAAGCGAACCGCCTCTTCTACTGCGATTTCGCAGAAGGGGTTGATAGACATTTTGACGTTGGCGGTATCAACGTCAGTGCCGTCCGCCTTGGGGCGAACCTTGACGTTGTAGTCGACAACGCGTTTCACAGCTACAAGAACTTTCATGGAAATCCCGTCTCAAATATGCTTTTTAACAGCCGCGACTGACGATTCTCATCGCGAACGGATACGGTGTTCTGGTCAAACAAGTGTTTGAACGGCGTGTATGGTGGCGTTTCTATACGGCAAAATCAATAGTCAAATAGAGGTCACTGCTGCCATTCACACAATCTATTTCTGGAAATAGAAACCATCTATTCAGTCTCCCTAAGCCGTTGAAATACAGCACATTTGCCATAGCAATTGAATAGTCATGCAATTGGTAGGGTTGAATAAACGCCTATATAATCCGCCATCTATATAAATGATAAGGCCGGAATGGCCGCAAAAAGTTGAATACAACTGCTGAGGAGAGTGCCGTGGAACGCGAATCAATGGAATACGATGTAGTGATCGTGGGTGCCGGTCCGGCCGGATTGGCAGCGGCCTGCCGTATTCGCCAGCTCAATGAAGACGTCTCAGTATGCGTTGTAGAGAAAGGCTCCGAGGTCGGTGCCCATATTCTCTCTGGCGCAGTTTTTGAGCCAACCGCCCTGAATGAACTCTTCCCAGACTGGAAAGAGCGCGGCGCCCCGCTGAACACCGCGGTCAAGGGCGACGATATCTACGTTCTGCGTAGCGATGAGAACTCCATCAAAGTCCCCAACATGTTTGTGCCGAGCACCATGCATAACGAGGGCAACTATATTATCAGCCTCGGCAACCTGTGCCGCTGGTTGTCCGAGCAAGCAGAAAACCTGGGGGTGGAGATCTTCCCCGGCTTCGCCGCTGCAGAAGTCCTCTACAACGAAGACGGCTCTGTAAAAGGTATTGCCACCGGCGATATGGGCATTGGTTTGAATGGCGAGCAGAAAGACTCCTATATGCCGGGCATGGAGCTGCACGCCAAGTACACTCTTTTTGCCGAGGGCTGTCGCGGCCACTTGGGCAAGCAACTGATCGAGCGCTTCAAGCTGGATACAGATGCCGACCCGCAGCATTACGGCATTGGCATTAAGGAGATCTGGAAGGTTCCTGCGGACAAACACCAGCAAGGCTTGGTAGTTCACACTGCAGGCTGGCCTTTGGAGCAGAGCGGCACCCACGGTGGCGGCTTCCTTTATCACCTGGAAGACAACCAGGTTGTGGTTGGCCTGATCACCGATCTTGCCTATAGCAACCCACACGTTAGCCCCTTTGACGAATTTCAGCGCTACAAGCACCATCCGGTAATCAAACAATACCTGGAAGGTGGCCAGCGTGTCGCCTACGGTGCGCGTGCCATTGTCAAAGGCGGACTGCAATCTCAACCGAAGATGACTTTCCCCGGCGGCCTGCTGATCGGTGACAACGCCGGCACCCTCAACTTCGCCAAGATCAAAGGTAATCACACCGCGATGAAGTCCGGTATGATCGCCGCCGAGTCTGTTGTGGAAGCCCTTGCCGCAGAGCGCACGAGCGAAGAGCTGACCGACTACACCGCCAAGTATCGCGATAGCTGGGCCTGGAAAGAACTGCATATGCAGCGCAACTTCGGCCCGGCGCAGCATAAGTGGGGCAACATCCTCGGTTCTGCTTACGCATTTGTCGATATCAATATATTTAAAGGTAAGCTGCCTTGGACCCTGCGCGACACCAAAGCGGATCACGCACAGATGAAGCCTGCTGCAGACTGCGCAAAGATTGATTACCCCAAGCCCGATGGCGTACTCAGCTTTGACAAACTGTCCTCTGTGTTTATTTCTAATACCAACCACGAGGAAGATCAGCCCTGTCACCTGACCCTAAAGGATCCGGAGATCCCGCTGAACCACAATCTGCCAATCTATGATGAACCGGCTCAGCGCTACTGCCCCGCAGGCGTCTACGAAGTGGTTGAAGATGCTAATGGCAAGCGCTTCCAGATTAACGCGCAGAACTGCGTACACTGTAAGACCTGTGATATCAAAGACCCAACCCAGAATATTGTCTGGATTACTCCGGAAGGTGGCGGCGGCCCCAACTACCCAAATATGTAAGCAGTTTGCTTTCTGGCGCCTTCGGGCGCCATTTTTGTATCCGTATTATTGGCCAGCTCTTGGAAGAACGCGGAACAGAATGAACTCCTGCTTTCAGATACTGGAAGCAGGAGTTACCTGGAGAAAAAATCAGAATTTATATTGAGCGCTCAAAGCGAAGGTCTGGCCCGGTTTTTCTTCAAACACGATGACACTGTCACGTTCAATCTCAATGGATTCATTTAATAAATTTTGCATTTTCGCTTTTATTGTTACCTTTTCTGTTGGGTACCAGGAATAAGTCAAATCCAACGAGTGGAATGGCTGCTCATAAGAATCTGGATCCGGATTACGCCCTGCAAGGTGTAGACGTTCACCAAATACGTTATAACCCAGTGTTGCAGAATGGTTGCCATCTGGGCTATCAAAGCCCAATAACATATTCACAACATATTCGGATGCCCCAGTCATTTCCCGAACCGGACTTGTAGGTGCATCGGCCTCCTCTCCAGCAACCAACTCGGTCTCCTGTAGAGTGACATTACCCTGCACAAAGAAGCTATCCATAAAGCCACCGAGGAAACCCAACTGCTTCATGCCTTCGATTTCAATACCGTTAATTTCTCCAGACTCGGCATTAATAATTTCCCTGGCAACATTCGTATCACTGGAAGCCGCCTCAAAGAACTCGATTGGATCAATCACATCCTTATAAAAAGCGGACACCGTTAAGCTATCTCCACTATCAAAGAACCACTCGGCACGCAGATCATAATTATGAATTTCGGAGGGCCTAACGTTGGGATTACCCTTCACCTGCTCATCGGTAATAGGATCAATATAAAACGCATCAGTGATCTCACGAAGATCGGGTCGAACGGCCGTTTTCGATAC encodes:
- a CDS encoding type II secretion system protein N; this encodes MSPLKRAIGSVGNGLGQGDSRRSFSRGTMAASAVGLLWVSGNLLAYGALLIPSEPEESLLAERNDSRVSAPQAASIPNTPFFGYAEAKKQEAIPEVDLSNLPVTQLNIVLSGVLDNSDKSKASALVAEKGKPAQRLFVGDSLPGGAELYSVEVDHVVLRRNGRMEKLTYPEMDGRPNVPLRNYSSLSNRSRQSSSARSSSRREASQESIRERMEKLRELARERRAQRQPQ
- a CDS encoding electron transfer flavoprotein subunit alpha/FixB family protein — its product is MSILVIAEHDNAELKGATLNTIAAAKAIGGDIAVLVAGAGCSAVADAAAKAEGVSKVLLADNAAYEHQLAENVAKLVADLGKDYGHILAPATTTGKNMLPRAAALLDVQPISDIISVESADTFKRPIYAGNVIATVQSSDAIKVISVRTTAFDAVAAEGGSAAVESVDIADDAGVSSFVGEELAKSDRPELTAASVVVSGGRGMQNGENFEMLYKLADKLGAAVGASRAAVDAGFVPNDMQVGQTGKIVAPDLYIAVGISGAIQHLAGMKDSKVIVAINKDEEAPIFSVADYGLVADLFEAVPELEAKL
- a CDS encoding electron transfer flavoprotein subunit beta/FixA family protein codes for the protein MKVLVAVKRVVDYNVKVRPKADGTDVDTANVKMSINPFCEIAVEEAVRLKEKGVVSEIVAVSMGPKQSQEQIRTALALGADRGILVETDAELQPLAVAKCLKAIVDKEEPQMVILGKQSIDGDNNQTGQMLGALTGMGQGTFASEVVVEGDAVKVTREIDGGLQTVELKLPAIVTTDLRLNEPRYASLPNIMKAKKKPLDTTTPDELGVDITPRTKTLKVEPPAERQAGVKVADVAELVEKLKNEAKVI
- a CDS encoding electron transfer flavoprotein-ubiquinone oxidoreductase yields the protein MERESMEYDVVIVGAGPAGLAAACRIRQLNEDVSVCVVEKGSEVGAHILSGAVFEPTALNELFPDWKERGAPLNTAVKGDDIYVLRSDENSIKVPNMFVPSTMHNEGNYIISLGNLCRWLSEQAENLGVEIFPGFAAAEVLYNEDGSVKGIATGDMGIGLNGEQKDSYMPGMELHAKYTLFAEGCRGHLGKQLIERFKLDTDADPQHYGIGIKEIWKVPADKHQQGLVVHTAGWPLEQSGTHGGGFLYHLEDNQVVVGLITDLAYSNPHVSPFDEFQRYKHHPVIKQYLEGGQRVAYGARAIVKGGLQSQPKMTFPGGLLIGDNAGTLNFAKIKGNHTAMKSGMIAAESVVEALAAERTSEELTDYTAKYRDSWAWKELHMQRNFGPAQHKWGNILGSAYAFVDINIFKGKLPWTLRDTKADHAQMKPAADCAKIDYPKPDGVLSFDKLSSVFISNTNHEEDQPCHLTLKDPEIPLNHNLPIYDEPAQRYCPAGVYEVVEDANGKRFQINAQNCVHCKTCDIKDPTQNIVWITPEGGGGPNYPNM